Proteins encoded within one genomic window of Tabrizicola piscis:
- a CDS encoding cytochrome-c oxidase, whose translation MDISRSFLLTGAVYLIAGILFGAYMGASGDHSLAPVHAHINLLGFTLMTIFGLAYRLIPGLDEGTLPRLHFWLHQVGSLLLLIGLALMMSGQVAAETIGPAFPVLEGAILLGAVLWLVNLLRRA comes from the coding sequence ATGGACATTTCACGCAGTTTTCTTCTGACCGGCGCGGTGTATCTGATCGCCGGTATTCTTTTCGGGGCCTATATGGGCGCAAGCGGGGACCATTCGCTGGCGCCGGTGCATGCCCATATCAACCTGCTGGGCTTTACGCTGATGACCATCTTTGGTCTGGCGTACCGCCTGATCCCCGGCCTTGACGAGGGGACCTTGCCGCGCCTGCACTTCTGGTTGCATCAGGTGGGGTCCTTGCTGCTGCTGATCGGGCTTGCCCTGATGATGTCGGGGCAAGTTGCCGCGGAAACCATCGGCCCGGCGTTCCCGGTTCTGGAGGGCGCAATCCTTCTGGGGGCAGTTCTTTGGCTGGTGAACCTCCTGCGCCGGGCATAG
- a CDS encoding diacylglycerol kinase has translation MRDILAAEVKRLANTVIWSWEGFRAAWATEKTLRQWTVANALAAVLAFSLDLAAAERGLVLALGLLILAAELINTAVEEVVDHLSPGLDPRAKKAKDCGSACVALTAIAAGVAWVVVLVG, from the coding sequence ATGCGCGACATTCTTGCGGCCGAGGTGAAGCGGCTGGCAAACACGGTGATCTGGTCGTGGGAGGGGTTTCGCGCCGCCTGGGCCACGGAAAAGACGCTGCGGCAATGGACGGTGGCGAATGCGCTGGCGGCGGTGCTTGCCTTTTCGCTGGACCTTGCGGCGGCCGAACGGGGGCTGGTTCTGGCGCTGGGGCTTTTGATCCTGGCGGCAGAGTTGATCAATACCGCGGTGGAGGAGGTGGTCGACCACCTGTCGCCGGGGCTTGATCCGCGGGCGAAGAAGGCCAAGGACTGCGGGTCGGCCTGTGTGGCGCTGACGGCGATTGCGGCGGGGGTGGCTTGGGTGGTGGTGCTGGTGGGGTAG
- a CDS encoding PRC-barrel domain-containing protein, translating to MQNTAFSQGATGDRAPSSMVSSTDVNGTAVYSPSGDQLGEIDHLMIDKQSGQIAYAVMTFGGFLGIGSDEHPLPWKKLSFDTGLAGFVTDVTQEQLTGAPQRSEGWFDDRDYARRNYDYYGVSPYWI from the coding sequence ATGCAGAATACGGCATTTTCCCAAGGGGCAACCGGCGACCGCGCGCCCTCGTCGATGGTGTCCAGCACGGACGTGAACGGTACGGCTGTCTACAGCCCGTCCGGTGACCAGCTGGGCGAGATCGACCATCTGATGATCGACAAGCAGTCGGGCCAGATCGCCTATGCGGTAATGACGTTCGGCGGGTTTCTTGGCATCGGCAGCGACGAACACCCGCTGCCGTGGAAGAAGCTGAGCTTTGACACCGGTCTTGCTGGCTTCGTCACTGACGTAACGCAAGAGCAGCTGACAGGTGCCCCGCAGCGCAGCGAAGGCTGGTTCGATGACCGCGACTACGCCCGCCGCAACTACGACTACTACGGCGTTTCACCTTACTGGATCTGA
- a CDS encoding YigZ family protein, which yields MIVLEDLVRDRGSRYAASVGEVRTRAEIDAFLAALRTRRKFSKATHHSWAAVLSEGGPLKGDDGEAGAGAVILKMLEREEVADRIVVVTRWYGGVHLGGDRFAHVVTCTRAALAALREA from the coding sequence TGATCGTTCTTGAAGACTTGGTGCGTGACCGGGGGTCACGCTATGCGGCATCGGTCGGTGAGGTGCGGACCCGAGCCGAGATTGACGCTTTTCTGGCCGCTCTGCGCACCCGGCGCAAGTTCAGCAAGGCCACGCATCACAGCTGGGCTGCCGTCCTGTCAGAGGGCGGGCCACTGAAGGGCGACGATGGCGAGGCGGGTGCTGGTGCCGTGATCCTGAAGATGCTGGAGCGTGAGGAGGTGGCCGACCGCATCGTCGTGGTGACCCGCTGGTACGGCGGCGTGCATCTGGGGGGCGACCGCTTTGCCCATGTGGTGACCTGCACCCGCGCCGCGCTGGCGGCACTGCGGGAGGCCTGA
- a CDS encoding fused MFS/spermidine synthase, whose translation MTQSADMVVSRQRGGLMVLLFTVTIFTSALLLFFVQPLYTRMVLPQIGGAAAVWTTAMLFFQTVLIGGYLYAHLMNRHLPVNLQIVVHIALVLLALTALPLAVPDSWAYDPAQPVVTQTLWLYALGVGLPFAVLSANAPLIQSWYRRSGGPSADDPYFLYAASNLGSLVALLAFPLVAEPLFGVSAISVGWSVGFVILGPMLLLSGLAARGSAMPDLPASPTTLPPTDRITPQQLALWAFLAFLPSSLMLCVTTKISTDLGSFPLVWVIPLALYLLTFVLVFSVKSPLTAGRLQLVLPFALITLIYFTFKPAGTLTGFAAMLVAFFIIALAAHRILFDARPDARHLTVFYLTMSIGGALGGVFNSIVAPIVFDRLTEYPVTVGLCIFLLLAERSRNLPRELAMGLVLSLFLLLPLLDFVPVVRDLTVDQRVIAMLLLLALAYLLLYRQRLVPVMAAISVMGIWGVFGREDAVLYDRSFFGLHIVADDEGLRRYSNGTTIHGAQWLNERGQRPTPLYYYHPNGPLAQALATPRAASAKEIGVIGLGIGAMTCYSRPDQDWHFYEIDQKVVDIARDPDLFDFMAQCGQDVQLHLGDARIVLQGQTDQKYDILVIDAYSSDAIPVHLATLEAAQLYMDRLNDGGLLLFHISNRFYDLSLPLSGLAQELGLEARIWNRGSSDTPFAEGDTASAVVALARSSEALGELATDPRWVPLGAPQIPFWTDDHADLLSALR comes from the coding sequence ATGACGCAATCGGCGGATATGGTCGTTTCCCGGCAACGTGGCGGGCTGATGGTGCTCCTGTTCACCGTAACGATTTTCACCAGTGCGCTTTTGCTGTTTTTCGTCCAGCCGCTCTATACCCGGATGGTCCTGCCGCAGATCGGCGGCGCGGCGGCGGTCTGGACCACGGCGATGCTGTTCTTCCAGACAGTTCTGATCGGCGGATATCTATATGCGCATCTGATGAACCGCCATCTGCCGGTCAACCTGCAGATCGTGGTGCATATTGCTTTGGTATTGCTCGCACTCACCGCCCTGCCGCTGGCGGTGCCGGACAGCTGGGCCTATGACCCGGCCCAACCGGTCGTCACCCAGACGCTGTGGCTTTATGCCCTTGGCGTGGGCCTGCCCTTTGCCGTCCTGTCCGCCAACGCCCCGCTGATCCAGTCATGGTATCGGCGCAGCGGCGGGCCAAGCGCCGATGACCCCTACTTCCTTTACGCCGCCAGCAACCTTGGGTCGCTGGTGGCCCTTCTGGCCTTTCCCTTGGTGGCCGAGCCGTTGTTCGGCGTCTCGGCCATTTCGGTCGGCTGGTCTGTGGGCTTCGTCATCCTCGGGCCGATGCTGCTGCTGTCGGGCCTTGCCGCGCGCGGGTCGGCCATGCCCGACCTGCCCGCAAGCCCGACCACACTCCCGCCCACTGATCGCATCACACCGCAGCAACTGGCGCTGTGGGCATTCCTGGCCTTCCTGCCGTCGTCCCTCATGCTGTGCGTGACAACGAAGATCAGCACCGACCTTGGGTCCTTCCCGCTGGTCTGGGTCATCCCGCTGGCGCTTTATCTGCTGACCTTCGTGCTGGTCTTTTCCGTCAAATCACCCCTGACCGCCGGGCGGCTGCAGCTGGTCTTGCCATTTGCGCTGATCACCCTGATCTACTTCACCTTCAAGCCCGCCGGCACGCTGACCGGCTTCGCCGCCATGCTGGTGGCCTTCTTCATCATCGCGCTGGCCGCGCACCGGATCCTGTTCGACGCCCGCCCCGACGCGCGCCACCTGACCGTGTTCTACCTGACCATGTCGATCGGTGGCGCCCTTGGCGGTGTCTTCAACTCGATCGTAGCCCCCATCGTCTTTGACCGGCTGACGGAATACCCGGTGACTGTTGGCCTGTGCATCTTCCTGCTGCTGGCCGAACGCAGCCGCAACCTGCCGCGGGAACTGGCCATGGGGCTGGTGCTGTCGCTGTTCCTGTTGCTGCCGCTTCTCGACTTCGTGCCCGTCGTCCGCGACCTGACGGTCGATCAGCGCGTGATCGCGATGCTCCTGCTGCTCGCCCTGGCCTATCTGCTGCTCTACCGTCAGCGGCTGGTCCCGGTCATGGCCGCGATCAGTGTCATGGGCATCTGGGGCGTTTTCGGACGGGAAGACGCCGTGCTTTATGACCGCAGCTTCTTTGGACTGCACATCGTTGCCGACGATGAGGGCCTGCGCCGATATTCAAACGGCACCACGATCCATGGCGCCCAGTGGCTGAACGAACGTGGGCAACGCCCGACGCCGCTGTACTACTATCACCCCAACGGCCCGCTGGCGCAGGCGCTTGCCACCCCCCGCGCGGCAAGCGCAAAAGAGATTGGCGTCATCGGCCTCGGGATCGGTGCCATGACCTGCTACAGCCGCCCGGACCAGGACTGGCACTTTTACGAGATCGACCAGAAGGTCGTGGACATCGCCCGCGATCCCGACCTTTTCGACTTCATGGCGCAATGCGGCCAGGACGTTCAGCTTCACCTTGGCGATGCCCGCATCGTGCTGCAGGGCCAGACCGACCAGAAATACGACATCCTCGTGATCGACGCCTACAGTTCCGACGCGATCCCGGTCCATCTGGCCACGCTGGAGGCGGCACAGCTTTACATGGACCGCCTGAACGACGGCGGCCTCTTGCTGTTCCACATCTCGAACCGGTTTTACGACCTGTCCCTGCCGCTGTCCGGCCTTGCGCAGGAACTGGGGCTTGAGGCGCGGATCTGGAATCGTGGCTCCAGCGACACGCCCTTTGCCGAAGGCGATACCGCGTCCGCCGTGGTGGCCTTGGCGCGCAGCTCCGAAGCGCTGGGAGAGTTGGCAACAGACCCGCGCTGGGTGCCGCTCGGCGCACCACAGATCCCGTTCTGGACCGACGATCACGCCGACCTGCTCAGCGCCCTGCGCTAG
- the rimO gene encoding 30S ribosomal protein S12 methylthiotransferase RimO, with protein sequence MSENPPLLRPDLARALVPDTRRARSDGSRQPTIGMVSLGCPKALVDSERILTRLRAEGYAISPDYKGADAVIVNTCGFLDSAKAESLEAIGEALQENGRVIVTGCLGAEPEYITGAHPKVLAVTGPHQYEAVLDAVHSAVPPAPDPFIDLLPATGVSLTPRHYSYLKISEGCNHACKFCIIPDMRGKLVSRPAHAILREAEKLVEAGVKELLVISQDTSAYGVDRKHDLSPWKGAEVRAHITDLAREMGKLGAWVRLHYVYPYPHVRQLIPLMAEGLVLPYLDIPFQHAHPDVLRRMARPAAAAKTLDEIAAWRAIAPDLTLRSTFIVGYPGETEAEFQTLLDWLDEAQLDRVGCFQYENVAGARSNALPDHVDADVKQDRFDRFMEKAQAISEAKLAAKVGKVLEVIVDEVDEDGATCRTKADAPEIDGNLFIDEGFETLKPGDIVKVTVDEAGEYDLWGRLH encoded by the coding sequence ATGTCCGAAAACCCGCCCCTCCTTCGCCCTGACCTTGCCCGCGCCCTTGTCCCCGACACGCGGCGCGCCCGATCGGACGGTTCGCGCCAACCCACCATCGGCATGGTCAGCCTTGGCTGCCCCAAGGCGCTGGTCGATAGCGAACGCATCCTGACGCGGCTGCGCGCCGAGGGCTATGCCATCAGCCCCGACTACAAGGGCGCCGATGCGGTGATCGTGAACACCTGCGGCTTCCTTGACAGCGCCAAGGCCGAGAGCCTTGAGGCGATTGGCGAAGCCTTGCAGGAAAACGGCCGGGTGATCGTCACGGGCTGCCTTGGGGCGGAACCCGAATACATCACCGGCGCGCATCCCAAGGTGCTGGCCGTCACCGGCCCGCATCAGTACGAGGCGGTGCTGGATGCCGTCCACAGCGCCGTGCCGCCCGCGCCAGACCCGTTCATCGACCTTCTGCCCGCAACCGGGGTTTCCCTGACACCGCGCCACTACAGCTATCTGAAGATTTCCGAAGGCTGCAACCACGCCTGCAAGTTCTGCATCATCCCCGACATGCGCGGGAAACTGGTCAGCCGCCCCGCCCATGCCATCCTGCGTGAGGCGGAAAAGCTGGTCGAGGCGGGGGTGAAAGAGCTTCTGGTCATCTCACAGGACACCAGCGCCTATGGGGTGGACCGCAAGCACGACCTCTCCCCCTGGAAGGGGGCCGAGGTGCGCGCCCATATCACCGACCTCGCGCGCGAAATGGGCAAGCTGGGGGCCTGGGTACGGCTGCACTACGTCTACCCCTACCCCCACGTGCGGCAGCTGATCCCGCTGATGGCCGAAGGTCTGGTGCTGCCCTACCTCGACATCCCGTTCCAGCACGCCCACCCGGATGTCCTGCGCCGCATGGCCCGCCCAGCGGCGGCGGCCAAGACGCTGGACGAAATCGCCGCCTGGCGCGCGATTGCCCCCGACCTGACCCTGCGCTCCACCTTCATCGTCGGCTACCCCGGCGAGACGGAGGCCGAGTTCCAGACCCTGCTGGACTGGCTGGATGAGGCGCAACTGGACCGGGTCGGTTGCTTCCAATACGAAAACGTCGCCGGAGCGCGGTCGAACGCCCTGCCGGACCATGTCGACGCGGACGTGAAGCAAGACCGGTTCGATCGCTTCATGGAAAAGGCACAGGCCATTTCCGAGGCGAAACTGGCCGCGAAAGTTGGAAAAGTGCTAGAGGTGATCGTGGATGAGGTCGACGAAGACGGCGCCACCTGCCGCACCAAGGCCGACGCGCCGGAAATCGACGGCAACCTGTTCATCGACGAAGGCTTTGAAACGCTGAAGCCCGGCGACATCGTCAAGGTGACGGTGGATGAGGCGGGGGAATATGACCTTTGGGGTCGGCTCCACTGA
- a CDS encoding thiol-disulfide oxidoreductase DCC family protein: MTSETRVLYNDTCPVCRFEIDAYRRRALADGLPIRFDQLDQAVDWGLTPDQAARQLHVWQDGRVLAGLEAFRALWSAMPRWRWLARATGWPILRPLTKGLYTYVAAPLLYRAHLRRQQRG; this comes from the coding sequence ATGACCAGCGAAACCCGCGTCCTTTACAACGACACCTGCCCGGTCTGCCGGTTCGAGATTGACGCCTACCGCCGCCGCGCGCTGGCGGACGGGCTGCCGATCCGCTTTGACCAACTGGACCAAGCCGTCGACTGGGGCCTGACCCCCGATCAGGCGGCGCGCCAGTTGCATGTCTGGCAGGATGGCCGTGTTTTGGCGGGCCTTGAGGCCTTTCGGGCGCTCTGGTCGGCCATGCCGCGCTGGCGCTGGCTGGCGCGGGCAACCGGCTGGCCGATCCTGCGCCCGCTGACAAAGGGCCTCTACACCTATGTCGCTGCCCCGCTTCTGTACCGGGCGCACCTGCGCCGCCAGCAGCGCGGCTAA
- a CDS encoding AsmA family protein, which translates to MRWIIRFGVGLAVLVLLGLGLLAMVPAERVAAAVSAEFESMTGRKLTLTGEVTPRLWPSLGVTTGPVSIANADWAETEAPLFQAEGLVIDINYGALLGGSVQIEGLTADRPQIVLERDPDGRESWDFGAASGADGTGGTGDAAVVPAAATPVTLDKATITGGSIRFIDRQADRVIALDAVDATLAIPDLAGPFTLALTGLASGKPVAMDLTGGVFSAFAAGRVVPLTASLTTGGSSLSFDGRAGTAPLVAEGALVADLGDLPALGALIGSTLAAPGPGLGRDRLTATGDLTLDGTGAVFLRGATIVADGNQLTGDLDLRPGEARPKLVGQLTAGPVVIGTGSAEDGGTRTGSAAPDGWSEDEIDVSALGALDAELVLVAPSVSVGGMTLGETRVLVTLDRSRAVTEIRQMAAYGGQITGEFVVNGRGGLSVGGKLDFASLDLQALLRDVSGYDRVVATGDLDLRFLGVGNSVAAIMQSLEGEGALELGRGEVRGLDIAAMLQTLDPAYIGDDQKTAFDGLAGTFTIAEGVLSNRDLKLVAPQLTAAGAGEVDLGDRTLDYRLRPTALAAADGSGGVMVPLLITGPWAEPRFRLDLESIAREKMEAEARAAAAEVEARAKAELERRLKEELGVEVAPDESLGDAAVRGAEEALEDETRRLLEDILGND; encoded by the coding sequence ATGCGCTGGATCATCCGTTTCGGGGTTGGGCTGGCGGTTCTGGTGCTGCTTGGGCTTGGGCTTCTGGCGATGGTTCCGGCCGAGCGGGTGGCTGCCGCCGTGTCGGCCGAGTTCGAAAGCATGACCGGCCGCAAGCTGACCCTGACCGGCGAGGTGACGCCCCGTCTTTGGCCCAGTCTGGGGGTGACGACCGGCCCTGTCAGCATCGCCAATGCCGATTGGGCCGAGACGGAGGCCCCGCTGTTTCAGGCTGAAGGCCTGGTGATCGACATCAACTATGGCGCGCTGTTGGGCGGTTCCGTGCAGATCGAGGGGCTGACGGCGGACCGCCCACAGATCGTGCTGGAGCGTGATCCGGACGGGCGGGAAAGTTGGGACTTTGGTGCGGCATCCGGTGCAGACGGAACAGGCGGGACAGGCGATGCTGCGGTGGTGCCTGCAGCGGCGACGCCTGTCACGCTGGACAAGGCCACGATCACGGGCGGCAGCATCCGCTTCATCGACCGGCAGGCTGACCGGGTGATCGCGCTGGACGCGGTCGATGCCACGCTGGCGATCCCGGATCTGGCGGGGCCGTTTACGCTGGCCTTGACGGGCCTTGCTTCGGGCAAGCCGGTGGCGATGGACCTGACGGGCGGCGTGTTTTCGGCCTTTGCCGCCGGGCGCGTGGTGCCGCTGACAGCCAGCCTTACGACCGGCGGGTCGTCCCTGTCGTTTGACGGGCGGGCCGGAACGGCACCGCTGGTGGCCGAGGGCGCGCTTGTGGCCGATCTGGGCGACCTGCCGGCGCTGGGTGCGCTGATTGGGTCGACGCTTGCTGCCCCGGGGCCGGGGCTTGGCAGGGACCGTCTGACCGCGACGGGCGACCTCACGCTGGACGGCACTGGCGCGGTCTTTCTGCGCGGGGCGACGATCGTGGCTGACGGAAACCAGCTGACTGGTGACCTTGATCTGCGGCCGGGTGAGGCGCGGCCAAAGCTGGTTGGCCAGTTGACCGCCGGGCCGGTCGTCATTGGCACAGGGTCGGCAGAGGATGGCGGCACCCGGACGGGGTCTGCGGCGCCCGACGGTTGGTCAGAGGACGAGATCGACGTTTCGGCCCTGGGTGCGTTGGATGCCGAACTGGTGCTGGTGGCACCATCGGTCAGCGTGGGCGGGATGACGCTGGGCGAGACCCGCGTGCTTGTCACGCTGGACCGGTCGCGGGCGGTGACAGAAATCCGCCAGATGGCGGCCTATGGCGGCCAGATCACCGGCGAGTTCGTGGTGAACGGTCGGGGCGGGCTGTCGGTGGGGGGTAAGCTGGACTTTGCCAGCCTTGATCTGCAGGCGCTGTTGCGGGACGTGTCAGGCTATGACCGGGTCGTTGCGACAGGGGATCTGGACCTTCGGTTCCTTGGGGTCGGCAATTCGGTGGCCGCGATCATGCAAAGTCTTGAAGGCGAAGGCGCGCTGGAGCTTGGCCGGGGCGAAGTGCGCGGTCTGGACATCGCCGCCATGCTGCAGACGCTGGACCCGGCCTATATCGGCGATGACCAGAAAACTGCGTTTGACGGGCTGGCGGGTACTTTCACGATCGCCGAAGGGGTCCTGTCCAACCGCGATCTCAAGCTGGTCGCGCCACAACTGACCGCCGCTGGCGCGGGCGAGGTGGACCTTGGCGACCGGACGCTGGACTATCGGCTGCGGCCGACGGCGCTGGCGGCGGCAGATGGCAGTGGCGGCGTGATGGTGCCCCTGCTGATCACCGGGCCCTGGGCCGAGCCGCGCTTCAGGCTCGACCTCGAAAGCATCGCGCGCGAGAAGATGGAGGCCGAAGCCCGCGCCGCTGCAGCCGAGGTTGAGGCCCGCGCCAAGGCCGAACTGGAACGGCGGCTGAAAGAGGAACTGGGGGTCGAGGTCGCCCCGGACGAAAGCCTTGGCGATGCGGCCGTGCGCGGTGCCGAAGAGGCGCTGGAGGATGAAACCCGCAGGCTGCTGGAAGACATCCTGGGCAATGACTGA